In Chiloscyllium plagiosum isolate BGI_BamShark_2017 unplaced genomic scaffold, ASM401019v2 scaf_96559, whole genome shotgun sequence, the DNA window gggagtattgctgaacaaagagaccttaaagtgcaggttcacagttccttgaaagtggagttgcaggcagttaggagagtgaagaaggcatttaatatgctttcctttattggtaagagcattgagtataggagttgggaagtcatgttgtacagaacattggctaggccacttttggaagattttgtgcaattcaggtctcaaggaaggatgttgtgaaatgtgaaatggtgtagaaaagattcacaaggatgttgccagggttggagggtttgagttgtcgggagaggctgaataggctaggactgttttccctggagtgtcggaggctgaggggtgacctcatagaggtttataaaatcatgaggggtatggatcaggtaaatagacaagatcttttcgctggggtgggggagcccagaaccagagaccttaagtttagggtgagaggggaaaggtatactGGATGCggaaaggggcaacattttcatgtaaagggtggtacatgtatggaatgtgctgccagaggaagtggtggagactgatatggttacaacatttaaaattcatctggatatgtgtatgaataggaagggtttagagggatatgggccaagtgctggcaaaaggcactagattaatttagaatatctggttgccATAGATGAATTGGatcgaatggtctatttccatgctgtacacctctatgactataactcatCTAAAAGCTGCAATTTTGACTTCCTGCTTCCTGATTAATCTTAAGTCTTCCCAATTCTGACAAAACCCAGCAGGTCGGGCNNNNNNNNNNNNNNNNNNNNNNNNNNNNNNNNNNNNNNNNNNNNNNNNNNNNNNNNNNNNNNNNNNNNNNNNNNNNNNNNNNNNNNNNNNNNNNNNNNNNNNNNNNNNNNNNNNNNNNNNNNNNNNNNNNNNNNNNNNNNNNNNNNNNNNNNNNNNNNNNNNNNNNNNNNNNNNNNNNNNNNNNNNNNNNNNNNNNNNNNNNNNNNNNNNNNNNNNNNNNNNNNNNNNNNNNNNNNNNNNNNNNNNNNNNNNNNNNNNNNNNNNNNNNNNNNNNNNNNNNNNNNNNNNNNNNNNNNNNNNNNNNNNNNNNNNNNNNNNNNNNNNNNNNNNNNNNNNNNNNNNNNNNNNNNNNNNNNNNNNNNNNNNNNNNNNNNNNNNNNNNNNNNNNtctattttaaaataaagcaaagaactgcagcattgctggcaatcagaaaatggttgggaagttgctggaaagacCCAGGAGGTCTGGTAGTCTCTGAGGAGAGAAAGTTTCAGGTCCAATggccctccttcagcactgacaaaATTAACCTGGCCTGGCACTGAACGTGTTGTCACCGTAATGAGTTTTCTGAACTCATTTAGAATGAAGTGAGGCattttatagaatcacagaaagatTCCCCGAAGTGGAATCATTCTCCCAGACTCTTGATATGGAGAGGGAGTGGGTGGGGTCGGGGtatgggggggggaggtggggtaaTGCTTTCAAGAGATGTGATTCCCTCAGCTTCCCACATGAAGGAAAATGATGCAAGTGACATCAACCTGGGGGagccgggttcaaatcctgctgtggtgGATGGCGGAATTTCAATTCGCTTTAACAATacaaatctggatttaagagtaTAATGATGAATATAATTGGCAAGAAAAGCCCAGCTGGTCCACTAATTtggaggaaatctgctgtccttacttggtctgacctgtATCTGAGTTTTGGAATCCATATGTAACAGATGATAGCTGATAGGTCACCCATTCTGGATGAGAGCTAAAGCATTCAAACTAAAGCTGTAAATTTGGAGGGTTTATGGGTTGGGGTAGGGGCACTGAGGAGAGGAGAGGAAGTGCGGTGTTGCCATGACAATCTCCTATCTCCCATGGAGCATCACTGAAGGCAAGTAGTTGCTGCACTGACCGTGGAGGAGCGATCACTGGATCCTACAAAGGCCTTATCCTTATGTTCTTGTTCCAATCCAGCTGTACAATGCTTACCCATCTCTGGGATTTCTGATTCCGAGCCGCAGGAAGATTATTCAAAATCTCGTGAAGGTGCATGAAATCTTTGAAGGTTTCTTCAAAGCTGCCAAAGAGACGTTGAGTGAGAACAGCATCCAGACACTCAGCGAGGCCTTAATTCTGAGGCATCAGCAGGTACAGAGACACACCTCTTCAGCAGTAAAGGGATTCTCCCCAGATTTCAGACTCCATACCAGGACTTTGTGGGTTGTGATGGAGGAAGATTCTGTGTTAAACATCTGTTAATATGTCGCTCAGTGCTGCCCCTAGTCTCTGGATGGAGCTACGAATGTGTAGCTTCTAACACTCACTGTATCTGATTATTTATCTCATCGTAGTGCTCATGACATCATGTGGATGCTTAATGTGTCCAGAATATAGCATTGATGGTGTGTGAGCTTCAATCTTGCAAAAGTCAACACGGAAAGTCTCATGAGTAAGATAACTGAGGAGAGGTCTGTCCTTACTTTACACATTATTTTCCCCGAATAATGCCCTTGAAATTACACCTGGATCTGTTGTTCAGTGCTTCGGAGACACACTATTCTCATTTTGAGACTCctttggctttgtgtctgtgtcagGAATTCCAGTCACTCAGCATCATATTG includes these proteins:
- the LOC122545887 gene encoding cytochrome P450 2E1-like; its protein translation is SDHWILQRPYPYVLVPIQLYNAYPSLGFLIPSRRKIIQNLVKVHEIFEGFFKAAKETLSENSIQTLSEALILRHQQELGGEDLESKKKDIVVTITDLFGAGTETTSTTICWGLLLMVNYPEIQSKESFTL